The following DNA comes from Thalassoglobus sp. JC818.
CAGTTTCGGAACGAGTTCCCGCTCATGATGGCGATTTTTCATCCATCAGGCAAACTGCCAGATGCCCATTTGCCAGTGCCACAGAGAGACGTTTCCCATCGGCCGAGAGATCAAGGTCCCGCACATCGGAAGGAAGTTTCAGTTGATGCACCTGTTCGGTCTGCCCCGGTTTCCAGAACAACAAACTTCCACCACTTCCGCCGCATCCGCTGATGATTGTTCCGTCGGGATGGAGACGCACATTCCAGGCGACTCCTTGTAGCGGTTCCTTTGTCAGGTACTCAGTCATCTTCTCAACATCTGTGTAGTCGAAAACGACAACGGAGGGATTTCCAATCCCAGCGAAAGCATTGGAGACTTTCGTGATACCTGACCCTGCAAGGGTTTTGCCATCTGGCCCGAACGTCAAACCTCGAAACCCACCGATTTGGGCTCTGAACCCATTGTCGTACTTCGAGAGCGACTCCGCCTTCCAGGTCCGAATTTGATTTCCGTCAGTGATGTTCCATTCAATGAGTTGCCCCATCAAATCGCCTGTCACCAGATGAGGCAGTGATGGATGAAAGCAGACGTTATAGATGTGTGACTCGTGTCCTCGAAATTCGTGCTGTAATTCTCCATCCGATGTTCGCCAGAGTCGAACGACCAAATCGTTCCCCACGCTGGCGACCAATGACTGATCGGGACTGACTGCAATCGCTCGAATCCAGCCAGCATGCGCCTCAATCGATTTTCGAATCTTCGGAGTCGAAAGAATGTCTTCCCAGAAATTCAGCTTCCCGTCGTAGCCTCCGGTGATCAGCATGTTTCCGGAGTCGGCAAACCCGAGCGCCCGCACCCAGGCATCACAATCGAGTTGCTCTTTGGTTCCGTCGGCCACTTTCACACGCCAGACGCAGTAGTCTTCTGAACCGCTGAAGACAAACTCTCCTGATGGATGAAAGAGACAAGAGAGGAGCGGCTTGCTGACCTCCCAGTCTGACTGAATATGTGTTTTCGTGATGTCCACAACGAAGTCCCTGTTCACTGACGGATTTCTTCGGACGGCAAATGACTGGCCAGCAACTCCGCCTTCACTCATCAGCTGGGGTAGAATTGACCGTTAGAGCAAGATGTTCTTTCCTGTGCACACAAAATCAAAAATGCTCTATTCAGTTTTCAACGTGCCGAACTCTTTCTGAATTGATTCCACTTCCTGACTGGAGAGGGCACGATCGAAGACAACAACTTCGTCGAGTCTTCCTTCCCATGGGGATGCCCTGTCCGCCCTTCCTCCGAAGAAGAAGCTTGGACTTGAACGCGGTGAATCGTCAAGCTGGAGTTGAAACTCTGGATCTGCATTCTGATTCAGATAGGCTGTCAGCGTTTGACCTTTCACGACAAACACAACATGTGCCCACGTCCAACGCGGTACAGCATTGAGTCCCTCGGCAGTGTTTCCTTCGGCACCGACACACAAAACGCCGTTTCCATTTAATCCGAGATGTGTCCCACGCTCGGAAGGCATATCATTCTCTGCTCGTGAAAAGAACCATTTGGTTGGAGATCGGGCTTGATCCGGAAGCCCATTCCAAATCCAAAGCGAGATCGTGTATTCTTCACCGATGTTGTCCAAAGCAGAAGTGAGCCTGCCGCCGGCGAAGTGTGGGCAGCGGTTGGTTTCTTCCCAATTCGTCTCGTCAATCGTCGGACCTTCCAGGAAGTAAGCGATCCCGGGTTCATAAAACGCGTGATGCCCGTTCGGTGTAGCATCCTTCGCAATTGGCCCGTTCATCTCGCTCAGTCGGTAATACGCAGCCGGACTTCGGTCGAGCACGTATTGTGTTGAGTCAGTGACCGCCAGTTCAGGATTTTTCCCGGGTCGACCAGCGACGGTTTCGAGCAGTGACTTCGCTGCAGCTACAATTTTAGGCTCTGCCTGAACTTCTAACCCGGCAGACCGTGCTGGCCACGTGTTGTATCCTCCAAGGTAATGTTGTTCCGGTGGCGGAATATATCCGTCACCTCCGTTTGCCAGTTCGATCACCATCGTTTTCGCGAACGGGCTGCTTCGCTTAATCTTCAGCCCAGAGAGTGCATAGGTTTCGTTCGGTGTCGTCGCGATGGCGAAATCACCAATTCGAACAGCTTGAACGACAACTTCGGTCGACTGCAATTCGTCCAGAAAAACCTGTTCTCTGGCGTAAATCTCCGGTCTCGTTTCGGGCAATCGGCCATCCAACTCAGCGACGATTTCGTTCGCCCATTTCAGCCTTTGTTGGTCAGGAGTTCGATAATCGAGTTCGAACCGACTCTCCGCCATGTCGATTGTCGCGTCGGGCTGATATTCAATTTCGTCATATGCAGTCTTTGCAACACCAATCAGACCTTCGGCAAACTCCGTAATCGTCTGATGTTCGGAAGACTCTCCCGTTTCGATGATCTTACGATAGTCGCGTCTCCAGATATCTCCACTGCAACCATGAGACATCATTGCCACGAACGGCGGCGAATTTTCGTCCTGATGCGAGAGTTGCTCTTGGAGGCCGTTTGAAAACAGACCGAAGTAATCCGAGCTGAGCCCCTTGTCTCCGAAGTAGTGCATCGAAAAGTTAGCGATCAGAGCGATTGGGCGTCCATCAGGAGATTGAAACGACAACAGTGAAAGAACCGGATCTTCCGGGCCGGACTCTCCAGTGACATCATCCGGATTGCGAGCAGCGTGCATGTTGGCTTTAACGGTTGAATTTCCGAACGGATCCAGCTGCGGCTTGTCTGTTCGATAAATCCATCGACGCAGCGCGGTATACTCCGGAGCGTACTGCTGCCCCCAACCAACGACAGCCGGTTCGAGTTGCTTCTCAGCTGCTACAAAGCTGTTGACCAGTCGTTCGCGAAGGAATGCAACATACTGTTCATCCGGGCTTGTCCCGAGCGCGCCCATGGATGAGGGTGCTGAGTGAGTGTGAGTCGCCGAGATGAGAATCTGATCCGGCTTGAGTTTTGTTTTCGCCGCTGTGAGGGCTTTGACATCATCGACCAGTGTTTTGGGAAGCATACAACTGTCGACGACGCAGATCGCCAAACGTTCCTCACCGTCATCAATGACGACTGTCCGTGCGTGCAGCTTTGACGTCACATCGCTGACAGTTCGTGAAACCATGCTTCCGTTGACCAACACCGGAAGATCAACAGGTGTGACTTCTGTCGCGACAGCACCAACTTTCAATTCAGCATTTGTCTGATTAGCGAGCAGACTCAATGACAACAGCATGAACAGTCCGCAATGCATCGTTCGCAAGAAGGACACATCACTCGTTGAACTTTGAAGCATGGTGAAGTTGATCTCCATCTGCGATTCCGACAGTGTTTGACGACTCTGATTTTTACAGGTCTCCGCAGCGCACTTAAGTAATGAGTTCACTGATCGGACCGTGTGCGGGATCTGCGACCGGGAGTTCTCGACCATCGATGTCGAACGTTCCTGACGAATCAATTCCGACTGCTGATAGATAGGTGTGGAAGAGGTCTCCCGGAGCGACTTCTCTGTCGATCACTTCCGTTCCGTTTTCGTTTGTCTTTCCAATGACTGCACCTGGTTGAATGCCTGCCCCGCCGAGGCAGATGGACCATGATTTTCCCCAATGGTCTCGCCCGTAGCGAGCATTAATTCGCGGCGTTCGACCGAATTCTGACATCACAACAACAAGTGTGGACTCCATCATACCTCGATCATCGAGGTCAGTAATCAGGTTCGAAAATGGCGTGTCAAACTCCGCCATCTGTTCGAGATGAAAGTTAAAGTTCTCATTGTGGGTATCGTAGTTGGAATGAGAGACCTGAACGAACGGTACATCCTGTTCCAGAAGACGTCTGGCCATCAGGCAATGTTTCCCGAAATCGTGACTGCCATAGCGAGCCTGATCCTCAGCCGACTCTTTCGAGACATCAAAGACATCCCGTCTCTCCATCAGCCCGAGTGCCTGCTCGAAACTCTCCGTATAAACCTCAGTCTCCGCTGTTCTGCGAGAGGCAAGAAAGCGATCGTTTAACCCACGACGAAAATCATGACGCTTCTGATCGATCTGATCCGAAAGCGAACCATGCCGTGCTGAGTTGGCCAGCGGGTTGCCATTAACTCCCACGCTGTTATACGCAGGACCGAGATAGGCAGCATCATTCCCACGTCCTCCTCCGGGAATTCTGAGGAATCCAGGCAGCGGTGAATTCTGACGTTCCAGTGCTTTGGCACACACCGATCCGAGATGAGGGTATGCGACGCCGGGCATTTGATTACGGCCATAGCCCATCTGATAGCTTCCCTTCCCGTGATCATCGTTGTGGGAATTGATGCTGCGTATCAGCGACAGCTTGTCGAAATTCTTCGCTGTTTGAGGTAGAAGTTCAGAGATGTGAATGCCCGGAACGGACGTTGGAATTGCTCGGAAAGGGCCGCCCGTGTCTGTTTTCGGCTTTGGATCCCATGTTTCGAGTTGGCTGACCCCTCCAGCTAGAAACACAACAAGCATTCGCTTCTGCTCGCTTTTGAGTTGGGCCAGAGCTTGTGACTGAGATGCAAGCCCCCAGCCGCCGACTGCCAGTCCTGCTCCGAATGCCTGCATGAAGCTGCGGCGACCAAGTGCATGTGCTTCGCTGTCACAGAAGTATCGACACTTCATTGAAACGTTTCCTTCTTTCTCACTCTTGGCCTGACCACGGAATCGCCGACATTCAAATTGTGTTTAAAGGGATAAGTTCGAGTTCAACACACACAGATCGATTTGCTTTCAGGTATTCGTGTTGTCCGTTGAATCTACTACGAGCAACAATTTCGTTTCATAATTTAGTAGCGAAAACGGAACTCGGCAGAAGTTAAAAGTGCCCAAGCAAGTTCCTGTACCACTGCCTGCCGGTCTTCACCGCGGTCTTGAATGTAATTGACAACTGCTTGCAGTTCCTCCGGAGTTGGAAGACGGCAGAACACCGAGAGATAAAGTTCGGTCGCAACTTCATCTGGTGCCTGCAGCTGGTTGAGCCGATCGGTGAGGTTTCCATGCCCCGGCGTCAACCAGTGCCGCAACTCATTGCCGTTCGACAAGAACAACGCTTGATCGGGAGTTGCAAAGAAGTCGTATTGTGACTGGCCCGCCTCTGATGCAAAGAGATTCGCAATTGTGGCGACATCTTTGGTGAGTGCCGCTTGAGTTGCTTGTGCGATCTTTTCCTGTCGCACTTGTGGATCGATTGAATCCTCTTTCATTTCCTCGTTTGTTCCGCTGGCTTCAGCGTTTTCAGCCTTCGCCTTCTCTTCATTCGCCTGACGAGTTTCTTCATCGATTCGAGCTGTTTCAATCGCGGATTGCCGAGATTGGTGTCCCGTCGCTGTCACAAAGCTCCAAGCGAGTTGCTCCGCAGACAGTGGAGTCGTCCGTGCTGCGAGGAGCTGTTTACCCGCAACCTCTTCCCAGGTCTGCTTGGAACGAGCAAGTTCTTCTGAATGCTGACTGACTGCACTCTGTTGCGTACCCAAGTCTGACTGATGGATTGCAATCGTCTGTTTTAGCTCATCAATCTGTGAATGAATTTCCGTGAGTCTGTGCCTGCACTTGTCCTCATCACTCGCTGCCTGTTGTACTGACTGGCTACTCGCTTCGAGTTGCTGTGAAAGACTCTGATTCGATCGCTGGAGTAACGACAAAGATTCTTCGAGAGTCAATCGAGCGGAATCGAGATCCGGTGAGAGACTGTCGAACTGCTGGGCAAGTCCGAGTTGAGCGAGTGAACCGCTCACTTGTTGTTCGACTCGTTGAGCCTCGCCGAATTTTTGCCGTATGAGTTCGAGCTCGTCGTTGAGGCTTTCTTTGCGACTCGTCAGTGCGAGAAGTTGTTCTTGTGTTGATTCCGACTCCCTGGACTTCGTCGCGATTTCGTTTTGAGATTGCTCAAGCTGTGCTCCGATCTGTCGGATACGATCATTCGCCTCAGCCAGACGTTCGGATGTGGAGCGAACCTGAATGGCCTGCTCGAGCCAATGCATTTTCTGTCGGGCAAGCTCTGAATTCTGGCGATGTTCGGAAGAGATTTGTCTGAGGCGGATCGCCTCGGCGCGATGCTGTCGGATTTTTTGCTCGGCAGGGATCAGGGCAGCAATGGCCTCGTCGGCTTTGGCACGGGCGGAATCGAGACTCTCCTTCGTCGGTGTCAGTTCAGTCTGTGCTGTCTGAATGGCGTTTTCTATCGTCGGGATGTTCGCTTCGGTCTGCGACAGTGTTGCTGCAAACGTTGCGGTTGCCTCGGTGATTGCTGCGTTCTCTTTGA
Coding sequences within:
- a CDS encoding DUF1501 domain-containing protein; the protein is MKCRYFCDSEAHALGRRSFMQAFGAGLAVGGWGLASQSQALAQLKSEQKRMLVVFLAGGVSQLETWDPKPKTDTGGPFRAIPTSVPGIHISELLPQTAKNFDKLSLIRSINSHNDDHGKGSYQMGYGRNQMPGVAYPHLGSVCAKALERQNSPLPGFLRIPGGGRGNDAAYLGPAYNSVGVNGNPLANSARHGSLSDQIDQKRHDFRRGLNDRFLASRRTAETEVYTESFEQALGLMERRDVFDVSKESAEDQARYGSHDFGKHCLMARRLLEQDVPFVQVSHSNYDTHNENFNFHLEQMAEFDTPFSNLITDLDDRGMMESTLVVVMSEFGRTPRINARYGRDHWGKSWSICLGGAGIQPGAVIGKTNENGTEVIDREVAPGDLFHTYLSAVGIDSSGTFDIDGRELPVADPAHGPISELIT
- a CDS encoding DUF1549 domain-containing protein, coding for MSHLSHRCVSSYSNSLLLVFGVCLSTGSLTANAQETAPATLPLHQLIDSTVHSVSGATVAPPVDDATFVRRVYLDLIGRIPTVDETRAFLAESDTNKRTRLVDDLVSRPEFVKNLAARLDIMLMERRGGKHVSTQDFRTYLEQSISAGKSYREIVSEILGADGTDEKVRPASAFFLERDVDTTLLTRELGRVFFGVDLQCAQCHDHPNIDDYYQEDFYGLQAFVVRATLFQPDTKQPALIAESAEGEASFRSVFTDRQGNSGPRLLNSEEIFEVILKPGEDYQVEPAKNVRPVPVQSRIELLSELVSTRSMPMFDRNIANRLWKEMFGIGLVEPVDLHHSGNPPSNPELLELLSEQFTAMDDDIRSFIREIALSQTYQRSHLVGLPTEPVDALKERLTALEATAEQEQQSSYEVDKQVDRALEEVDAADAAAQPLRKHVADAKAAVATARSKFTEAETKLNQQLALLEKTKAEINALREAHEKAKLASELLKENAAITEATATFAATLSQTEANIPTIENAIQTAQTELTPTKESLDSARAKADEAIAALIPAEQKIRQHRAEAIRLRQISSEHRQNSELARQKMHWLEQAIQVRSTSERLAEANDRIRQIGAQLEQSQNEIATKSRESESTQEQLLALTSRKESLNDELELIRQKFGEAQRVEQQVSGSLAQLGLAQQFDSLSPDLDSARLTLEESLSLLQRSNQSLSQQLEASSQSVQQAASDEDKCRHRLTEIHSQIDELKQTIAIHQSDLGTQQSAVSQHSEELARSKQTWEEVAGKQLLAARTTPLSAEQLAWSFVTATGHQSRQSAIETARIDEETRQANEEKAKAENAEASGTNEEMKEDSIDPQVRQEKIAQATQAALTKDVATIANLFASEAGQSQYDFFATPDQALFLSNGNELRHWLTPGHGNLTDRLNQLQAPDEVATELYLSVFCRLPTPEELQAVVNYIQDRGEDRQAVVQELAWALLTSAEFRFRY
- a CDS encoding LamG-like jellyroll fold domain-containing protein, with product MLLSLSLLANQTNAELKVGAVATEVTPVDLPVLVNGSMVSRTVSDVTSKLHARTVVIDDGEERLAICVVDSCMLPKTLVDDVKALTAAKTKLKPDQILISATHTHSAPSSMGALGTSPDEQYVAFLRERLVNSFVAAEKQLEPAVVGWGQQYAPEYTALRRWIYRTDKPQLDPFGNSTVKANMHAARNPDDVTGESGPEDPVLSLLSFQSPDGRPIALIANFSMHYFGDKGLSSDYFGLFSNGLQEQLSHQDENSPPFVAMMSHGCSGDIWRRDYRKIIETGESSEHQTITEFAEGLIGVAKTAYDEIEYQPDATIDMAESRFELDYRTPDQQRLKWANEIVAELDGRLPETRPEIYAREQVFLDELQSTEVVVQAVRIGDFAIATTPNETYALSGLKIKRSSPFAKTMVIELANGGDGYIPPPEQHYLGGYNTWPARSAGLEVQAEPKIVAAAKSLLETVAGRPGKNPELAVTDSTQYVLDRSPAAYYRLSEMNGPIAKDATPNGHHAFYEPGIAYFLEGPTIDETNWEETNRCPHFAGGRLTSALDNIGEEYTISLWIWNGLPDQARSPTKWFFSRAENDMPSERGTHLGLNGNGVLCVGAEGNTAEGLNAVPRWTWAHVVFVVKGQTLTAYLNQNADPEFQLQLDDSPRSSPSFFFGGRADRASPWEGRLDEVVVFDRALSSQEVESIQKEFGTLKTE